The following coding sequences lie in one Borreliella spielmanii genomic window:
- the bmpA gene encoding nucleoside ABC transporter substrate-binding protein BmpA produces MNKLLLFILFEGVIFLSCSGKGSLENSIPKVSLIVDGAFDDKSFNESASNGVKKIKEEFKIELLLKESSTNSYLSDLEGLKDAGSNLICLVGYRFSDVAKAVSLQNSEVKYVIIDPVYSNDSIPANLVGMTFKAQEGAFLTGYIAAKVSKTGKIGFLGGIESDIVNAFRYGYEAGAKYANKDIKIFSQFVGSFSDIEAARSIATKMYSDEIDIIHHAASLAGIGAIEVAKELGSGHYIIGVDEDQSYLAPNNVITSATKDVGRSLNIFISNYLKTNIFEGGKLINYGLKEGVVGFVRNPKMISFELEKEIDSLSSKIINKEVIVPYNKENYEKFLKEFV; encoded by the coding sequence ATGAATAAATTATTATTGTTTATTTTGTTTGAGGGTGTTATTTTTTTATCTTGTAGTGGTAAGGGTAGTCTTGAGAATAGCATTCCTAAGGTATCTTTAATAGTTGATGGAGCTTTTGATGATAAATCTTTTAATGAAAGTGCTTCAAATGGCGTAAAAAAAATTAAAGAGGAATTTAAAATTGAGCTTCTTTTAAAAGAATCTTCAACAAATTCTTATTTATCTGATCTTGAAGGGCTTAAAGATGCGGGTTCAAATTTAATTTGTCTTGTTGGATATAGATTTAGCGATGTTGCCAAGGCTGTTTCTTTGCAAAATTCTGAGGTGAAATATGTAATTATTGATCCTGTTTATTCTAATGATTCTATTCCTGCAAATTTAGTAGGGATGACTTTTAAAGCTCAAGAAGGAGCGTTTTTAACGGGTTATATTGCTGCAAAAGTTTCTAAAACAGGTAAAATTGGATTTTTAGGGGGAATAGAGAGTGATATAGTAAATGCTTTCAGGTATGGGTATGAGGCTGGTGCTAAGTATGCTAATAAAGATATAAAGATATTTTCTCAGTTTGTTGGTAGTTTTTCTGACATTGAAGCTGCTAGAAGTATTGCAACTAAAATGTATTCTGATGAGATAGATATTATTCATCATGCTGCAAGTCTTGCAGGGATTGGGGCTATTGAGGTTGCAAAAGAACTTGGTTCTGGACATTACATTATTGGAGTTGATGAGGATCAATCATATCTTGCTCCCAACAATGTAATCACATCTGCAACAAAAGATGTTGGTAGATCTTTAAATATTTTTATATCTAATTATTTAAAAACTAATATTTTTGAAGGTGGAAAATTAATAAATTATGGCCTTAAGGAAGGAGTTGTAGGGTTTGTAAGAAATCCCAAGATGATTTCTTTTGAACTTGAAAAAGAAATTGACAGTCTTTCTAGTAAAATAATTAATAAAGAAGTTATTGTTCCATATAATAAAGAAAATTATGAAAAATTTCTTAAAGAATTTGTTTGA
- a CDS encoding HIT family protein, with protein sequence MYNCIFCKIVNKELPSYKVYEDDLVLAFLDINPLTIGHTLVIPKEHSENLSNMDDKFNERVLRVCKKISNALKKINSNICVGINIHSSLGAGAGQEIFHTHFHVIPRFKDDGFGFKRDNKLSLEVDKFKELSTQISMNI encoded by the coding sequence ATGTATAATTGCATTTTTTGTAAAATAGTAAACAAAGAGCTTCCTAGTTATAAGGTTTATGAGGATGATTTAGTTTTAGCATTTTTAGATATTAATCCTTTAACTATTGGGCATACTCTTGTTATTCCTAAAGAACATAGTGAGAATTTGTCAAATATGGATGATAAATTTAATGAAAGAGTTTTAAGAGTATGTAAAAAAATTTCGAATGCTTTAAAGAAAATAAATTCAAACATTTGTGTTGGAATAAATATTCATTCTTCTTTGGGGGCTGGCGCGGGGCAAGAGATTTTTCATACCCATTTTCATGTAATTCCAAGATTTAAAGATGATGGTTTTGGTTTTAAGAGAGACAATAAACTTAGTCTTGAAGTTGATAAATTTAAAGAGTTATCTACGCAAATAAGTATGAATATTTAA
- a CDS encoding MGH1-like glycoside hydrolase domain-containing protein translates to MNKKMFPKIYYYDQDFIDIYNKSLSWIQDKVILQKVADKGKKDKNYYSENFNYIDQMQACMSSFFLVYSNGEYSSTSTIDKFYQLQEESGAIRARYDNNNAIIDLDENEENIGFPIFAWAEYNLYHKTGNKKRISEVLPILDKYYKWIESKFLKKNGLYSINVNKIFYKNSPRVDAHYPIDFNSLQVHSAYCISKLADILNDKNLSLEYKKRFFSLKVKINSLMWSEKDGFYYDLDENENILEIKTLVGFFPMLSEIPSEDRIERMIFYLKSTKHFGTPNPFPTLSVSEPGFSEDGNGYYGSVYTYMNFFVIKGLEYCGRANIAREFTIRHLYYILDTLMPFNKIKGHIWEAYKPMQEGPAYFDSNKKTYTEKDLICYLSLFSISLMIENIIGLTISLPDKTVYWNIPTLEIMGIESLSLKKNQTTIICNKGKRGWEIKMESEKLYYFTINILNKKEKTLPIPSGRCSMLLDKL, encoded by the coding sequence TTGAATAAAAAAATGTTTCCCAAAATTTACTATTATGATCAAGACTTTATTGATATTTATAATAAAAGTTTATCCTGGATTCAAGACAAGGTTATTTTACAAAAAGTTGCTGATAAGGGTAAAAAAGATAAAAATTATTATTCAGAGAATTTTAATTATATAGATCAGATGCAAGCTTGTATGTCAAGCTTTTTCCTTGTCTATAGTAATGGGGAATATTCATCTACATCTACAATTGATAAATTTTATCAACTACAGGAAGAATCTGGCGCAATAAGGGCTAGATATGATAATAATAATGCTATTATTGATCTTGATGAGAATGAAGAAAATATTGGATTTCCTATTTTTGCATGGGCTGAATATAATTTATATCATAAAACGGGAAATAAAAAGAGAATTTCTGAAGTTTTGCCAATTCTTGATAAGTATTATAAGTGGATAGAGAGCAAATTTTTAAAGAAAAATGGTCTTTATTCAATTAATGTAAATAAAATTTTTTATAAAAACTCTCCAAGAGTAGATGCACATTATCCTATAGATTTTAATTCATTACAGGTTCATAGTGCGTATTGTATTTCTAAATTAGCAGACATTTTAAATGATAAAAATTTATCACTTGAGTATAAAAAACGATTTTTTTCTCTTAAGGTTAAAATTAATTCTTTAATGTGGAGCGAAAAAGATGGATTTTATTATGATCTTGATGAGAATGAAAATATTCTTGAGATTAAGACATTAGTAGGGTTTTTCCCAATGCTTTCAGAGATTCCTAGTGAGGACAGAATAGAAAGAATGATTTTTTATTTAAAAAGTACTAAACATTTTGGGACTCCAAATCCTTTCCCAACGCTTTCTGTTAGTGAGCCGGGGTTTAGTGAAGATGGTAATGGATATTATGGTTCAGTTTATACTTATATGAATTTTTTTGTGATCAAAGGCCTTGAATATTGTGGTCGTGCAAATATTGCAAGGGAATTTACTATAAGACATTTATATTATATATTAGATACTTTAATGCCGTTTAATAAAATCAAAGGACACATTTGGGAAGCTTATAAGCCTATGCAAGAAGGGCCTGCATATTTTGATTCTAATAAAAAAACTTATACTGAGAAAGATCTTATTTGTTATCTTTCGCTTTTTAGTATTAGTTTGATGATAGAAAATATTATAGGACTTACAATTAGTTTGCCTGATAAAACCGTATATTGGAACATACCTACTCTTGAGATTATGGGGATAGAAAGCTTGTCTCTTAAAAAGAATCAAACTACAATAATTTGTAATAAAGGTAAAAGAGGTTGGGAAATAAAAATGGAATCTGAAAAGCTTTATTATTTTACAATAAATATATTAAATAAAAAAGAAAAAACCCTTCCTATCCCTTCGGGAAGATGTTCTATGTTATTAGATAAGCTTTGA
- the rpsL gene encoding 30S ribosomal protein S12, whose translation MPTINQLIRKPRKSQTEKTASPALQNCPQRRGICTRVMTVTPKKPNSALRKVARVRLSNGFEVTAYIPGIGHNLQEHSVVLIRGGRVKDLPGVRYHIVRGAKDTLGVNNRKKGRSKYGTKKPKA comes from the coding sequence ATGCCTACAATTAATCAGTTAATTAGAAAGCCTAGAAAAAGTCAAACGGAGAAGACCGCGTCTCCTGCGCTTCAAAATTGTCCCCAAAGAAGAGGAATTTGTACACGTGTAATGACTGTAACTCCCAAAAAGCCTAATTCGGCTTTAAGAAAAGTAGCACGTGTTAGACTTTCAAATGGATTTGAAGTAACTGCATATATTCCAGGAATTGGTCATAATTTACAAGAACATTCTGTAGTTCTAATTAGAGGTGGTCGAGTTAAAGATTTGCCTGGAGTAAGGTATCACATAGTTCGAGGAGCTAAGGATACTCTTGGTGTTAATAATAGGAAAAAGGGGAGATCTAAGTATGGAACAAAAAAACCTAAAGCTTAA
- the bmpA gene encoding nucleoside ABC transporter substrate-binding protein BmpA, whose amino-acid sequence MNKLLLFILFEGIIFLSCSDKGGFENKIPKVSLIIDGTFDDKSFNESALNGVKKLKEEFEIDLVLKESSTNSYVSDLEGLKDAGSNLIWLIGYKFSDVAKAVSLQNSEMKYAIIDPVYSSEPIPANLVGMTFRAQEGAFLTGYIASKVSKTGKIGFLGGIEGDIVDAFRYGYEAGAKYANKDIKIFSQYIGSFADIEAGRSVATKMYSDGIDIIHHAAGLGGIGAIEVAKELGSGHYIIGVDEDQSYLAPNNVITSSTKDVGRSLNLFTSNYLKTNNFEGGKLINYGLKEGVVGFVRNPKMIPFEVEKEIDSLSGKIINKEVIVPYNKESYEKFLKEFL is encoded by the coding sequence ATGAATAAATTATTATTGTTTATTTTGTTTGAAGGTATTATTTTTTTATCTTGTAGTGATAAGGGTGGTTTTGAGAATAAAATTCCCAAGGTTTCTTTAATAATTGATGGAACTTTTGATGATAAATCTTTTAATGAGAGTGCTTTAAATGGTGTAAAAAAACTTAAGGAAGAATTTGAAATTGATCTTGTTTTAAAAGAATCTTCAACAAATTCTTATGTATCTGATCTTGAAGGGCTTAAAGATGCGGGTTCGAATTTAATTTGGCTTATTGGATATAAATTTAGCGATGTTGCCAAGGCTGTTTCTTTGCAAAATTCCGAGATGAAATATGCAATTATTGATCCTGTTTATTCTAGTGAGCCTATTCCTGCAAATTTAGTAGGGATGACTTTTAGAGCTCAAGAAGGAGCATTTTTAACAGGTTATATTGCTTCAAAAGTTTCTAAAACAGGTAAAATTGGATTTTTAGGGGGAATAGAAGGTGATATAGTAGATGCTTTCAGGTATGGGTATGAGGCTGGTGCTAAGTATGCTAATAAAGATATAAAGATATTTTCTCAGTATATTGGTAGTTTTGCTGACATTGAAGCTGGTAGAAGTGTTGCAACTAAAATGTATTCTGATGGGATAGACATTATTCATCATGCTGCAGGTCTTGGAGGAATTGGGGCTATTGAGGTCGCAAAAGAACTTGGTTCTGGGCATTACATTATTGGAGTTGATGAGGATCAATCATATCTTGCTCCCAATAATGTTATTACATCTTCAACTAAAGATGTTGGTAGATCTTTAAATCTTTTTACATCTAATTATTTAAAAACTAATAATTTTGAAGGTGGAAAATTAATAAATTATGGTCTTAAAGAAGGAGTTGTAGGGTTTGTAAGAAATCCCAAGATGATCCCTTTTGAAGTTGAAAAAGAAATTGATAGCCTTTCTGGTAAAATAATCAATAAAGAAGTTATTGTTCCATATAATAAAGAAAGTTATGAAAAATTTCTTAAAGAATTTCTTTAA
- the mgtE gene encoding magnesium transporter: protein MIDIDELRIFLKEKSYSKIKEKFLKHDSFDIAEALKRLNGSELILLYRFLPKKIAVETFSNFDQSTKNKLANSFTNKEISEMIDELNLDDVIDLLEEVPANVVQRFLASSTEENREIINKFLSYNDDSAGSIVTIEYVELKEDFTVGQALDYIRRVAKTKEDIYTYYITDYEKHLKGVIKIEDLILAKDDVILASIMRSSGFYIVGVNDGKEDVALLFQKHDITSVPVVDNEGRMIGVIIIDDILEVIQSVNTEDFQMIAAVKPLDTSYLDTSILVMTKNRIIWLLVLMVSSTFTATIISNYQNLMLSLVVLASFIPLLMDTSGNAGSQASALIIRELALGTVKVKDFFKVFLKEICVSILVGGILASVNFLRIVFFVAPQHSDKLKIAFVVSSCLMVSLTVAKILGGLLPIVAKIFKLDPALMAGPLITTIADAITLIAYFNIAKWVLVSYVV, encoded by the coding sequence ATGATAGATATTGATGAATTGAGAATTTTTCTTAAAGAGAAGAGTTATTCTAAAATCAAAGAAAAATTTTTAAAGCATGATTCCTTTGACATTGCTGAGGCTCTTAAAAGACTTAATGGATCTGAATTGATTTTACTTTACAGATTTTTGCCCAAAAAAATAGCAGTTGAAACTTTTTCCAATTTTGATCAATCTACAAAAAACAAATTAGCAAATTCTTTTACAAATAAAGAAATAAGCGAAATGATTGATGAGCTTAATCTTGATGACGTTATTGATCTTTTAGAAGAAGTTCCTGCAAATGTTGTTCAGAGATTTTTAGCAAGCTCTACAGAAGAGAATAGAGAAATTATTAATAAATTTTTGTCTTACAATGATGATTCTGCAGGTTCGATCGTAACAATTGAATATGTTGAACTTAAAGAAGATTTTACCGTTGGTCAAGCTCTTGACTATATTAGAAGGGTGGCTAAAACCAAAGAAGATATTTACACTTATTATATTACAGATTATGAAAAGCATTTAAAAGGAGTTATAAAAATTGAGGATTTAATATTAGCTAAAGATGATGTTATTTTGGCATCAATAATGAGAAGTAGTGGGTTTTATATTGTGGGGGTCAATGATGGGAAAGAGGATGTTGCGCTTCTTTTCCAAAAACATGATATTACCAGTGTTCCTGTTGTTGATAATGAAGGAAGAATGATAGGGGTTATTATTATTGATGATATTTTAGAAGTTATTCAATCTGTAAATACTGAAGATTTTCAAATGATTGCGGCTGTTAAACCCTTAGACACATCTTATCTTGATACTTCTATTTTGGTTATGACAAAAAATAGGATAATTTGGCTTTTAGTTCTTATGGTATCTTCTACTTTTACAGCGACAATCATTTCAAATTATCAAAATTTAATGTTGTCTTTAGTGGTTTTAGCTAGTTTTATTCCCCTTTTAATGGATACTTCGGGAAATGCTGGTTCTCAGGCATCTGCTTTAATAATTCGTGAGCTTGCTCTTGGTACTGTTAAGGTAAAAGACTTTTTTAAAGTTTTTTTAAAGGAAATATGTGTTAGTATTTTGGTGGGGGGAATTCTTGCTAGTGTTAATTTTTTAAGAATTGTGTTTTTTGTAGCCCCACAGCATTCTGATAAGCTAAAAATAGCGTTTGTAGTTTCATCTTGTTTAATGGTAAGCTTGACCGTAGCAAAGATATTAGGAGGTCTTTTGCCTATTGTTGCTAAAATTTTCAAGTTAGATCCAGCACTTATGGCAGGTCCTTTAATTACCACAATTGCAGATGCTATTACTTTGATAGCTTATTTTAATATAGCGAAATGGGTTTTGGTTAGTTATGTTGTTTAA
- the bmpD gene encoding nucleoside ABC transporter substrate-binding protein BmpD, with product MLKKVYCFLIFLFFIACSGSNDGKSESKTVSLIVDGAFDDKGFNESSSNAMKKLKADFNINIIEKSSTGNSYLGDIANLEDGNSSLIWGVGFRLSDILLQRASENVSINYAIMEGVYNDEIQMPKNLLNINFKSEEVAFLAGYFASKSSKTGKIGFIGGVKGEVLESFMYGYEAGAKYANSNIKVVSQYVGTFGDFGLGRSTASNMYRDGVDIIFAAAGLSGIGVIEAAKELGPDHYIIGVDQDQSYLAPNNVLISAVKKVDSLMYSLTKKYLETGVWDGGKTMLFGLKEDGLGLVLNENLKLDYSEIYDKSLKIGQSIMNGIIRVPYDKASYDNFVLQIAN from the coding sequence GTGTTAAAAAAAGTTTATTGTTTTTTAATTTTTTTATTTTTTATTGCTTGTTCTGGTTCTAATGATGGTAAGTCAGAGTCCAAAACAGTTTCGCTTATAGTTGATGGTGCTTTTGATGATAAAGGGTTTAATGAGAGTTCTTCTAATGCGATGAAAAAATTAAAGGCAGATTTTAATATAAATATAATTGAAAAATCATCTACGGGTAATTCTTATTTAGGAGATATTGCAAACTTAGAGGATGGTAATTCAAGTTTGATTTGGGGAGTTGGATTTAGATTGTCAGATATTCTTTTACAAAGAGCTAGTGAGAATGTTTCTATCAATTATGCAATCATGGAGGGGGTTTATAATGATGAAATTCAAATGCCCAAAAATCTTCTTAATATTAATTTTAAATCCGAAGAGGTGGCTTTTTTAGCAGGATATTTTGCTTCAAAGTCTTCTAAAACGGGTAAGATCGGATTTATTGGAGGAGTGAAGGGGGAGGTTTTAGAATCTTTTATGTATGGATACGAAGCTGGTGCTAAGTATGCAAATTCCAATATTAAAGTGGTTTCTCAATATGTTGGTACATTTGGAGACTTTGGACTTGGTCGATCAACAGCATCTAATATGTATCGGGATGGGGTTGATATTATATTTGCAGCTGCAGGACTTTCTGGTATAGGAGTAATTGAGGCCGCAAAAGAATTGGGGCCCGATCATTATATTATTGGAGTCGATCAGGATCAATCATATCTTGCCCCCAATAATGTTCTTATTTCTGCTGTAAAGAAGGTTGATTCATTAATGTATAGTTTAACAAAAAAGTATTTAGAAACCGGAGTTTGGGATGGGGGCAAGACCATGTTGTTCGGACTTAAAGAAGATGGACTTGGGTTAGTTTTAAATGAAAACTTAAAGTTAGATTATTCTGAAATTTATGATAAATCATTAAAAATTGGGCAAAGTATAATGAACGGTATAATAAGAGTTCCTTATGACAAGGCATCTTATGATAACTTTGTTTTGCAAATAGCAAATTAA
- the rpsG gene encoding 30S ribosomal protein S7 — protein MSRKNKKIKKKVFVDTRYNSRIVAKFANRMMYNGKKSISESILYSSIDLLADKLEDSDKMAVFCKALDNIKPLVEVRSRRVGGATYQVPVEVREERREALAMKWIIFAARKASGRSMKEKLSNELLNAYNSTGVAFKKKEDTHRMAEANKAFTHYRW, from the coding sequence ATGTCAAGAAAAAATAAAAAAATCAAAAAGAAAGTTTTTGTTGATACTAGGTACAATTCTAGAATTGTTGCAAAGTTTGCAAACAGAATGATGTATAATGGAAAAAAATCAATAAGCGAGAGTATACTTTATAGTTCTATTGATTTGCTTGCTGACAAGCTTGAAGATAGTGATAAGATGGCTGTTTTTTGCAAGGCTTTAGATAATATTAAGCCATTAGTAGAAGTAAGAAGTAGACGAGTGGGTGGTGCTACATATCAAGTTCCTGTTGAAGTTAGAGAAGAGAGAAGAGAGGCTTTAGCTATGAAGTGGATTATTTTTGCTGCTAGAAAGGCTAGTGGTAGGTCTATGAAGGAAAAGTTGTCAAACGAACTTTTAAATGCATACAATTCTACTGGAGTTGCTTTTAAGAAAAAAGAAGATACTCATAGAATGGCTGAAGCAAATAAAGCTTTTACTCATTATAGATGGTAA
- a CDS encoding S-ribosylhomocysteine lyase, giving the protein MKKITSFTIDHTKLNPGIYVSRKDTFENVIFTTIDIRIKAPNIEPIIENAAIHTIEHIGATLLRNNEVWAEKIVYFGPMGCRTGFYLIIFGNYESKDLIDLISWLFSEIVNFSEPIPGASHKECGNYKEHNLDMAKYESSKYLQILNNIKEENLKYP; this is encoded by the coding sequence ATGAAAAAAATAACAAGCTTCACAATAGATCATACAAAATTAAATCCTGGTATATATGTCTCAAGAAAAGATACTTTTGAAAATGTAATATTTACTACAATAGACATTAGAATCAAAGCTCCTAACATCGAACCAATAATTGAAAACGCAGCAATACATACAATAGAGCATATAGGAGCTACTTTACTTAGAAATAATGAGGTTTGGGCCGAAAAAATAGTATATTTCGGTCCCATGGGATGCAGAACTGGGTTTTACTTAATAATTTTTGGAAACTATGAAAGTAAAGATCTTATTGACTTAATATCTTGGCTTTTTTCCGAAATTGTAAATTTTTCAGAGCCTATCCCAGGCGCAAGCCATAAAGAATGCGGGAATTACAAAGAACATAATCTTGATATGGCTAAATATGAATCTTCTAAATATTTACAAATATTAAACAATATCAAAGAAGAAAATTTAAAATATCCTTAG
- the bmpB gene encoding nucleoside ABC transporter substrate-binding protein BmpB — MRIAIFIFGILLTSCFSKNGIESGSSKIKISMLVDGVLDDKSFNSSANNALLRLKKDFPESIEEVFSAAVSGVYSSYVSDLDNLKMNGSGLIWLVGYMLTDVSLSVSLENPEIRYGIIDPIYGGDVQIPKNLIGVVFKIEQGAFLAGYIAAKKSSSNKIGFIGGVKGDIVDAFRYGYEAGAKYANKGIEIVSEYSNSFSDVNIGRVMANKMYSKGIDIIHFAAGLAGVGVIEAAKELGDGYYVIGADQDQSHLAPKNFITSVIKNVGGALYLITSEYLKNDNVWEGGKIVKMGLRDGVVGLSNANEFEYIKVLERKIINKEIIVPYNQEGYEIFIKQILKL; from the coding sequence ATGAGGATTGCAATTTTTATATTTGGAATTTTGTTAACTTCTTGCTTTAGCAAGAATGGAATTGAATCTGGTTCAAGTAAGATTAAGATATCTATGTTAGTAGATGGTGTTCTTGATGATAAGTCTTTTAATTCTAGTGCCAATAATGCTTTATTGCGTTTGAAAAAAGATTTTCCAGAAAGTATTGAAGAAGTTTTTTCTGCTGCTGTTTCTGGAGTTTATTCTAGCTATGTTTCAGATCTTGATAATTTGAAAATGAATGGCTCGGGGTTGATTTGGCTTGTGGGGTATATGCTTACGGACGTTTCTTTATCGGTTTCATTAGAAAATCCGGAAATTAGGTATGGAATAATAGATCCTATTTATGGTGGTGATGTTCAGATTCCTAAAAATTTGATTGGTGTTGTTTTTAAAATAGAGCAAGGCGCTTTTTTAGCTGGCTATATTGCAGCTAAAAAAAGTTCTTCTAATAAAATAGGTTTTATAGGGGGCGTAAAAGGTGATATAGTAGATGCATTTCGTTATGGTTATGAAGCTGGTGCTAAGTATGCTAATAAAGGTATAGAGATCGTAAGTGAATACTCTAATTCTTTTTCTGATGTTAATATTGGTAGAGTCATGGCTAATAAAATGTATTCTAAAGGAATAGATATAATTCATTTTGCAGCTGGTTTGGCAGGAGTTGGTGTTATTGAGGCGGCAAAAGAACTTGGTGATGGTTATTATGTTATTGGAGCTGATCAAGATCAATCGCATCTTGCTCCTAAAAATTTTATTACTTCTGTTATAAAAAACGTTGGTGGTGCTTTGTATTTAATTACTAGTGAATATCTTAAAAATGATAATGTTTGGGAAGGTGGAAAAATTGTTAAAATGGGGTTAAGAGATGGTGTTGTTGGTTTATCTAATGCAAATGAATTTGAATACATAAAAGTCCTTGAAAGGAAAATAATCAATAAAGAGATTATTGTTCCTTACAATCAGGAAGGATATGAAATTTTTATAAAACAAATATTAAAGTTATAG
- the bmpC gene encoding nucleoside ABC transporter substrate-binding protein BmpC, with product MFKRFIFIALLLLVLSCFKSNGKSSKSDKVIIGVLANGSFYDKGYNQSVYDGVVKLRDDFGVKLITKSLRPYPIEGKRLLTVNEAMTEDAYEVQKNPLNLFWLIGYQFSSLSVKLSYERPDICYGIIDAFDYGDIQVPKNSLAIKFRNEEAAFLAGYIAAKMSRKEKIGFLTGPTSEYLNDFKFGFKAGIFYANPKLRLVAKKAPSLFDKEKGKEMARFMYKEDKVGVIFPIAGITSLGVYDAAKELGPKYYVIGLNQDQSYIAPQNVITSILKDVGKVIYSVSSDYIKNGVFKGGVVIDRGLKEGVIEIVKDPDVLNNRLVYEVINLENKIINGEIVVPDSEYAFDLFKSKL from the coding sequence TTGTTTAAAAGGTTTATTTTTATTGCTTTACTTTTATTAGTGTTGTCTTGTTTTAAGTCTAATGGAAAGTCTTCTAAATCTGACAAAGTTATTATAGGTGTTTTAGCTAATGGTAGTTTTTACGATAAAGGCTATAATCAAAGCGTTTATGATGGTGTTGTAAAACTTAGAGATGATTTTGGAGTAAAACTTATAACTAAATCTTTAAGGCCTTACCCTATTGAGGGCAAAAGACTTCTTACCGTTAATGAAGCAATGACCGAGGATGCTTATGAGGTTCAAAAAAATCCTTTAAATCTTTTTTGGTTGATTGGGTATCAATTTTCCAGTTTATCAGTTAAGCTTTCGTATGAACGACCAGATATTTGTTATGGGATTATAGATGCCTTTGATTATGGTGATATTCAAGTTCCTAAAAATTCCTTGGCTATTAAGTTTAGAAATGAAGAGGCTGCATTTTTAGCAGGGTATATTGCTGCTAAGATGAGTAGAAAGGAAAAGATTGGATTTTTAACAGGCCCCACAAGCGAATATTTGAATGATTTTAAGTTTGGTTTTAAGGCTGGAATTTTTTATGCTAATCCCAAATTAAGATTGGTTGCAAAAAAAGCACCTTCTCTTTTTGATAAAGAGAAAGGCAAAGAAATGGCTCGGTTCATGTATAAAGAGGATAAAGTAGGTGTTATTTTTCCAATAGCTGGTATAACTAGTCTTGGAGTTTATGACGCTGCTAAGGAACTTGGACCTAAATATTATGTTATTGGTTTAAATCAAGATCAATCATATATTGCGCCTCAAAATGTTATTACTTCAATACTTAAAGACGTCGGTAAAGTTATTTATTCTGTTTCATCAGATTATATTAAAAATGGAGTTTTTAAAGGTGGAGTTGTTATTGATCGGGGGTTAAAAGAAGGAGTAATAGAAATTGTTAAAGATCCAGATGTTTTAAATAATAGGTTAGTTTATGAAGTTATTAATCTAGAAAATAAAATAATAAATGGAGAAATTGTGGTTCCTGATAGTGAATATGCATTTGATTTATTTAAATCAAAGTTATAA